One Pelagicoccus enzymogenes DNA segment encodes these proteins:
- a CDS encoding DUF4955 domain-containing protein — protein MLRSEELIEAPSWVEFNQNAQAGTPWQSSLRDFSYAGYRFSNAPLPQLDDWQSIDVTDYGAIPDDGLFDDTAIRAAIEAAESSNGPVVIDFPAGRFLVADEANAKSPIEVNRGYIVFRGVGAHDNGTEIFADWSGGENDEGVPTDGGPWRFIFRPENRTTETITILIEGVRKGERVVTVDDASQLTPGDSVDLVYNDSQSREANFPGLEFNSAWNSSNKGIRSFEKHIISRVIGNQVVFENPVQLNIELDTGYARLETHPHISEVGIIGIRFSSDWANHPDTFSHHKNAVVDYAWNAVLFENVRDSWIRDTEFRDWNQGLAIDRSIAITVKDVEFSGKPGHSSYYARYSYGTLFENCLNTASHWHAAGMRWSTTSTVFKNCTLGEKSVDCHGYHPYANLLDNVTKGNFTRNGGAKSAYPNSGPDLTFWNFEKAGETRSNYDFWNPTQQPLYTYARPLFIGFSSPGKTVGFANEGLDELREQQPYPQSLFEAQLQMRRYGAYHSASSFVSNHPPVHANNLNPSVYWESSHAGLGQWIMTDLGTPYEVLGVYLAFEEMNIEKLRVEIWDDSSWQKAWEGEVSEQEALQLYFDSKANTRKLRMTVTSMKQGHESEPLRIRSFKALQHLDTSSSSEINFSRQGNGNTTWSLIVREGSDPAIYAPSVFESKDLRGWIELNPEATFDLDTNSWTLPIARPVEATFWRGNRNPGN, from the coding sequence ATGTTACGCTCCGAAGAGCTGATCGAAGCTCCCTCTTGGGTCGAATTCAACCAAAACGCTCAGGCTGGCACGCCTTGGCAAAGCTCGTTGCGAGACTTTTCCTACGCCGGGTATCGTTTCTCAAATGCCCCCCTGCCTCAGTTGGACGATTGGCAGAGTATAGACGTTACCGACTATGGAGCGATACCTGACGATGGCCTTTTTGATGACACCGCGATCCGTGCGGCCATAGAAGCTGCCGAGTCATCTAATGGCCCGGTGGTGATCGACTTCCCTGCTGGGAGATTTCTCGTTGCCGACGAAGCGAACGCAAAGTCGCCTATCGAGGTAAACCGTGGCTATATCGTTTTTAGGGGTGTCGGCGCCCACGACAATGGCACGGAAATTTTCGCCGACTGGTCCGGTGGAGAAAACGATGAGGGAGTGCCGACGGACGGTGGCCCGTGGCGCTTCATCTTTCGTCCCGAGAATCGCACAACAGAGACAATTACTATACTTATCGAGGGCGTTCGAAAAGGTGAACGAGTCGTCACAGTCGACGATGCCAGCCAGCTCACGCCTGGCGATTCGGTAGACCTCGTTTATAACGACTCGCAAAGCCGGGAAGCAAATTTCCCAGGACTTGAATTCAATTCAGCCTGGAATTCGAGCAATAAAGGTATCCGCTCTTTCGAAAAACACATTATCTCTCGCGTCATCGGAAACCAGGTGGTTTTTGAAAATCCAGTTCAGCTCAACATCGAGCTCGACACCGGTTACGCTCGCCTCGAGACGCATCCGCATATTTCTGAAGTCGGCATCATCGGCATCCGCTTCTCCAGCGACTGGGCAAATCATCCAGATACCTTTTCGCACCACAAAAATGCCGTCGTAGACTACGCTTGGAACGCTGTCCTCTTCGAGAACGTAAGGGACTCATGGATACGTGATACTGAATTTCGTGATTGGAACCAAGGCTTGGCTATTGACCGTAGTATCGCGATTACGGTCAAAGATGTGGAATTCTCAGGAAAGCCGGGCCATTCTTCATACTACGCTCGCTACAGTTACGGGACGCTCTTCGAGAACTGCTTGAACACCGCGTCACACTGGCATGCTGCCGGGATGCGATGGAGCACGACGAGCACGGTATTCAAAAATTGTACATTGGGTGAAAAATCAGTCGACTGCCATGGCTACCATCCTTACGCGAATCTTCTCGACAACGTCACCAAGGGAAATTTCACCCGCAACGGAGGAGCCAAGAGCGCCTATCCAAACAGCGGGCCCGACCTAACCTTCTGGAACTTTGAAAAAGCGGGCGAAACGCGTTCAAACTATGATTTCTGGAACCCGACACAACAGCCCCTCTACACCTACGCTAGGCCGCTCTTCATCGGTTTTAGCTCCCCCGGAAAAACAGTCGGTTTCGCTAATGAGGGCTTGGACGAACTTCGCGAACAACAGCCCTATCCTCAATCCCTGTTCGAGGCTCAACTTCAAATGCGTCGCTACGGGGCCTACCATTCAGCATCTTCTTTTGTTTCGAACCACCCTCCAGTTCACGCGAACAACTTAAATCCCTCAGTCTACTGGGAATCTTCTCACGCTGGTCTTGGGCAATGGATAATGACCGACTTAGGAACTCCCTACGAAGTCCTAGGAGTCTACCTCGCTTTTGAGGAAATGAATATCGAAAAGCTACGAGTCGAAATCTGGGATGACTCCTCTTGGCAGAAAGCCTGGGAGGGAGAGGTTTCCGAGCAGGAAGCGCTACAACTCTATTTCGATAGTAAAGCGAACACCCGCAAGCTGCGCATGACCGTGACATCTATGAAGCAAGGCCACGAGTCCGAACCCCTTCGCATTCGGTCATTTAAAGCGCTCCAACACTTGGATACAAGCTCCAGTTCCGAAATCAATTTCTCTAGGCAAGGAAATGGAAACACCACTTGGTCCCTTATCGTTCGCGAAGGAAGCGATCCCGCAATATACGCACCAAGTGTTTTCGAATCAAAAGACCTGAGAGGCTGGATCGAACTCAATCCAGAAGCCACTTTCGACCTCGATACAAACAGCTGGACGCTCCCAATTGCCCGCCCGGTTGAGGCCACATTCTGGAGAGGGAACCGTAATCCTGGAAACTGA
- a CDS encoding response regulator: protein MSTEKLSVWLIEDHANYRDTVAMALRARAEIASLLDFSEAESALKRLKSVPSARPDVILIDLGLPGLSGLQAIPKLKDLLPTVNIVVLTVFDDKPKVFEAIASGASGYLLKSSTPGEIVNAVVQVHQGGSPLTPQVARYVLSAFSEVRIQASATKLTQREQEILSYLADGLIKKQVAQKLDISAHTVDYYVRKIYEKLQVNTLSGAISKAVREGLV from the coding sequence ATGAGTACTGAAAAATTATCCGTTTGGTTGATTGAAGATCATGCGAACTACCGCGATACGGTTGCCATGGCTTTACGGGCTCGAGCGGAGATCGCGTCGTTGCTGGACTTTAGCGAGGCAGAGAGCGCGTTGAAACGCTTGAAGTCCGTTCCTTCAGCTCGACCTGATGTGATACTCATCGATCTGGGACTTCCTGGTCTTTCCGGATTGCAAGCGATTCCGAAGCTGAAAGATCTGCTGCCCACCGTTAACATCGTAGTGCTAACGGTGTTCGACGATAAACCGAAGGTTTTTGAAGCGATAGCGTCAGGAGCTTCCGGATACTTACTCAAGTCTTCTACCCCCGGCGAGATCGTTAATGCAGTCGTGCAGGTGCATCAGGGAGGCTCGCCGCTGACACCACAGGTAGCTCGTTACGTGTTGTCCGCTTTCTCCGAGGTGCGAATACAGGCTTCTGCGACAAAGCTTACTCAGAGAGAGCAGGAGATTCTGTCTTACTTAGCAGATGGTTTAATTAAGAAGCAAGTTGCTCAGAAGCTGGACATCAGTGCCCACACGGTGGATTATTACGTGCGAAAGATATACGAAAAACTACAAGTTAACACCTTGTCGGGTGCAATTTCGAAAGCGGTTCGGGAGGGGCTCGTCTAG
- a CDS encoding histidine kinase, whose translation MLLYLRWGSLFLFGLSSLSLLEMRGKSLNALDREISAIEAQLKLLPVREPGEMGGTAGIYVERQADSSSSITVDLGEVFPIDLIALLPTRMQNVEREMEQVGFPSRFEILGSVSEDFREPVVLYSGRENDFPDPSGYPALFDGEGAEARYVRIEVHDFPQVRMRRAASFAELFVFSNGQNVASGRPVEASDSISWEGLFDASFLVDGQTTFGQPILSGEKMPRSRGWHAAVRMRADKKEFVELHFNTAQKIHGIHLYPVYHSLWPNGTDYGFPSHFRLEVREPDKGWRTVEDWSERVFPPPGNSPVYFSIESLEVDAVRLLALRLPESIPSRFIFALAEIEVFSDGNNISREAKVVSSSLHTFNLEEWNEEALIDGYATRGKILPLQEWLKGLALRGQLEERLALLFARRSEKQKEFTQLLRIVVTVLSMTLLFVAGLLIRNRSIRQKQMLDLRNQIAADLHDDVGSNLASITILAAGAREQCSTGTPQAIALERLVDIAKETSASMRDIVWMLHPVRKSNISLTARLKDIASRLLAETEFTFEGSKEVGADALSMEKLHHFLLFYKETLHNLARHGNATHVRISLGVLDKNMHLRISDDGNRPEAGKLPEGLKLRAEKLSAALSYRSVDAWNELTLIV comes from the coding sequence ATGCTCCTCTACTTGCGGTGGGGATCTTTATTTCTTTTCGGACTGAGTTCTCTCTCTCTTCTGGAAATGCGTGGGAAGAGCCTGAACGCTCTCGACCGGGAAATTTCCGCGATTGAGGCTCAGCTGAAGCTCTTGCCGGTGCGGGAACCCGGCGAGATGGGCGGAACGGCTGGCATTTACGTGGAACGGCAGGCTGACTCAAGCTCGTCGATTACAGTAGATTTGGGAGAGGTTTTTCCGATCGATCTTATCGCCCTGCTTCCCACGCGAATGCAGAATGTGGAGCGTGAGATGGAGCAGGTCGGTTTCCCTTCTCGTTTCGAGATTTTGGGTTCTGTCAGTGAAGATTTCAGGGAGCCGGTCGTGCTGTATTCGGGGAGAGAAAACGATTTTCCAGACCCAAGCGGGTATCCAGCATTGTTTGACGGGGAAGGTGCCGAGGCACGCTATGTGCGAATCGAGGTGCATGATTTCCCTCAAGTGCGAATGCGTCGCGCAGCCTCTTTTGCGGAGCTTTTCGTATTTTCCAATGGTCAAAATGTGGCGAGTGGCAGGCCGGTAGAAGCTAGTGATTCGATTTCTTGGGAGGGATTATTCGATGCGTCTTTCTTGGTCGATGGCCAAACGACGTTCGGCCAGCCCATTTTAAGTGGTGAAAAAATGCCACGGAGTCGCGGTTGGCACGCTGCAGTTCGGATGCGCGCCGATAAGAAGGAATTCGTGGAATTACATTTCAATACCGCACAAAAAATTCACGGTATTCACTTGTATCCAGTATATCATTCCCTCTGGCCAAACGGCACAGACTACGGCTTTCCAAGCCATTTTCGCCTTGAGGTACGCGAGCCGGACAAGGGCTGGCGCACGGTGGAGGATTGGTCGGAGCGTGTGTTCCCGCCACCGGGGAACAGTCCAGTCTATTTTTCGATTGAAAGTCTAGAGGTAGACGCGGTGCGCTTGCTAGCCCTTCGGTTGCCCGAGAGTATTCCGTCTCGCTTCATTTTCGCCTTAGCGGAGATAGAAGTTTTTTCTGATGGGAATAACATCTCTCGCGAAGCAAAGGTGGTATCTTCCAGTTTGCATACTTTTAACCTAGAGGAGTGGAACGAAGAAGCTTTGATCGACGGCTATGCTACGCGAGGCAAGATATTGCCGCTCCAGGAGTGGCTGAAGGGACTTGCCCTCAGAGGACAACTCGAAGAGCGCTTGGCTTTATTATTCGCTCGGCGCTCGGAGAAGCAGAAAGAATTTACCCAGCTCCTTAGAATCGTGGTCACTGTATTAAGTATGACACTACTGTTCGTAGCGGGACTCCTAATTCGCAACAGGTCGATACGTCAGAAACAAATGCTGGACTTGAGGAACCAAATAGCAGCTGACCTTCATGACGACGTGGGAAGCAATCTTGCTAGCATCACAATTTTGGCAGCAGGCGCTCGCGAGCAATGTTCGACGGGTACACCTCAAGCCATTGCCTTAGAGCGCTTGGTGGACATTGCAAAAGAAACTTCTGCATCCATGAGAGACATTGTCTGGATGCTTCATCCGGTCCGGAAATCTAACATAAGCCTTACGGCGCGGCTGAAGGACATTGCGAGTCGCTTGCTTGCCGAGACTGAGTTTACCTTCGAGGGATCAAAGGAAGTCGGTGCGGATGCGCTCAGCATGGAAAAATTGCATCATTTTCTGCTCTTTTATAAGGAAACGCTGCACAACCTTGCTAGACATGGGAACGCGACCCATGTGAGGATTTCACTCGGTGTATTAGATAAGAATATGCATTTGCGGATATCGGATGACGGCAATCGCCCCGAAGCGGGAAAACTTCCCGAAGGATTGAAGCTACGAGCGGAGAAATTGTCTGCAGCCTTGTCTTACAGATCTGTTGATGCGTGGAACGAACTGACCTTGATTGTCTGA
- a CDS encoding alpha-L-rhamnosidase C-terminal domain-containing protein → MERNPRSPLASQFAAKIVFAVIALLFASTQAARANADWTDAQWIWQAEDGPSNTWVAFRKTFDLDAVPEQVIAHIATDTKYWLWVNGELALFEGGLARGPAPGDGYFDEVNLRNHLQPGENTVAILVWYWGKTAKTHESSGQGGLLFSADLGKTKLRSDESWKLTVHPSYDPASEGLHRSNNRPNAMDVKYDARLALGDWTDSAWYLPGYNDSAWQAATPKGPAYSDPYGDLVKRPIPQWTDYGHVDYLSLKIGDEFITLPYTNDTEETVTLSGRLPHNQQITPFMTVDSPAGKTIEIGMENPFNLIDAQYTTRDGIQSFETYSWMNGHFVEYQIPPGVEVQELKYRWTAYDEITGTFESNDPFFTRLWWMAANTLQICARDSFMDCPDRERGLWIGDVADQTGPVFYTLNEPSRLLLKKGIENTFAYQSGDIIQGLAPGFGDYRGKSSELCAQSLQYIEQGIWRYYFHTGDRETLAYAYPFIDRYLKLWKMEENGLPEERRGYARWVDWGLNPDHQPTHIAWYYMALNSAVKIARELGIEDNIPFYQERIKSIQENYAKVYWRDGYYGSEGKTKEERVSALTVLTGLASPDQYDALLENVLLSEYNASPHMEWIVLEAIMLTGNYEAGLERMRTRHEDQVRDPDLTTLYERYANDTRPRGTYNHAWNAPNYVLSHYIAGIVPEEVAWKTYSVRPNLAHLTHLKQIVPSVQGDITVEIEAVNKTYTLDLISPEGTTALIGIPKANVTPTTITANGQVIWKDGKAKKSKTKITHQGEDQKYHHFQVPPGTYKIIAK, encoded by the coding sequence ATGGAAAGAAATCCCCGTTCCCCCCTTGCTTCCCAATTTGCTGCGAAAATAGTTTTTGCCGTCATCGCTCTTCTTTTCGCCAGTACTCAAGCTGCTCGGGCAAACGCCGACTGGACTGACGCCCAATGGATCTGGCAAGCCGAAGACGGCCCTTCCAACACTTGGGTCGCCTTCCGCAAAACCTTCGATCTCGATGCCGTTCCCGAGCAAGTGATCGCCCACATCGCCACCGACACCAAGTACTGGCTCTGGGTAAACGGCGAGTTGGCCCTCTTCGAAGGCGGACTCGCCCGCGGCCCCGCCCCCGGCGACGGCTACTTCGACGAAGTGAATCTCCGCAACCACCTCCAGCCCGGCGAAAACACCGTCGCCATCCTTGTCTGGTACTGGGGCAAAACCGCCAAAACCCACGAATCCAGCGGCCAAGGCGGACTGCTCTTTTCCGCCGACCTCGGCAAAACCAAGCTCCGCTCCGACGAAAGCTGGAAGCTCACCGTCCACCCCTCCTACGACCCCGCCAGCGAGGGCCTTCACCGCTCCAACAACCGCCCCAACGCCATGGACGTCAAGTACGACGCCCGCCTCGCTCTCGGCGACTGGACCGACTCCGCCTGGTACCTCCCCGGCTACAACGACTCCGCCTGGCAAGCCGCCACCCCAAAGGGCCCCGCCTACTCCGACCCCTACGGCGACCTCGTCAAACGTCCCATCCCCCAGTGGACCGACTACGGACACGTCGATTACCTCTCCCTCAAAATCGGCGACGAATTCATAACGCTCCCCTACACCAACGACACCGAGGAAACCGTCACCCTCAGCGGCCGCCTTCCCCACAACCAGCAGATCACGCCCTTCATGACCGTCGACAGCCCCGCCGGCAAAACCATCGAAATCGGCATGGAGAACCCCTTCAACCTCATCGACGCCCAATACACCACCCGCGACGGTATCCAATCTTTCGAGACTTACTCATGGATGAACGGACACTTCGTCGAATACCAGATCCCACCCGGCGTCGAAGTCCAAGAACTCAAATACCGCTGGACCGCCTATGACGAGATCACCGGCACCTTCGAGTCCAACGACCCCTTCTTCACCCGCCTCTGGTGGATGGCTGCCAACACCCTGCAAATCTGCGCCCGCGACAGCTTCATGGACTGTCCCGACCGCGAACGTGGGCTTTGGATCGGCGACGTCGCAGACCAAACCGGCCCCGTCTTCTACACCCTCAACGAGCCCTCCCGCCTCCTCCTCAAAAAAGGCATCGAAAACACCTTCGCCTACCAATCCGGCGACATTATCCAAGGCCTCGCCCCCGGATTCGGCGACTACCGCGGCAAAAGCAGCGAACTCTGTGCCCAAAGCCTGCAATACATCGAGCAAGGCATCTGGCGCTACTACTTCCACACCGGCGACCGCGAAACCCTCGCCTACGCCTACCCCTTCATCGACCGCTACCTCAAGCTCTGGAAGATGGAGGAAAACGGCCTCCCCGAAGAGCGCCGTGGCTACGCCCGCTGGGTCGACTGGGGCCTCAACCCCGACCACCAGCCCACTCACATCGCTTGGTACTACATGGCCCTCAACTCCGCCGTCAAAATTGCCCGCGAACTCGGCATCGAAGACAACATCCCCTTCTACCAAGAACGCATCAAAAGCATCCAAGAAAACTACGCCAAGGTGTACTGGCGTGACGGATACTACGGCTCCGAGGGCAAAACTAAGGAAGAACGCGTCAGCGCCCTCACCGTCCTTACCGGCCTCGCTAGCCCCGACCAATACGACGCCCTGCTCGAAAACGTATTGCTCAGTGAATACAATGCCAGCCCCCACATGGAGTGGATCGTGCTCGAAGCCATCATGCTCACCGGCAACTACGAAGCCGGCCTCGAACGCATGAGAACCCGCCACGAAGACCAAGTGCGCGACCCCGATCTCACCACCCTCTACGAACGCTACGCCAACGACACCCGCCCCCGCGGCACCTACAACCACGCTTGGAACGCCCCCAACTATGTGCTCTCCCACTACATCGCCGGCATCGTCCCCGAAGAAGTCGCTTGGAAGACCTATAGCGTCCGCCCCAACCTTGCCCATCTAACCCACCTCAAGCAGATCGTCCCTAGCGTACAAGGCGACATCACCGTCGAGATCGAGGCCGTCAACAAAACCTACACTCTCGACCTCATCTCCCCGGAAGGCACCACCGCCCTCATCGGCATCCCGAAAGCAAACGTCACTCCCACCACCATCACCGCCAACGGCCAAGTCATTTGGAAAGATGGCAAAGCCAAAAAATCCAAAACCAAGATCACCCACCAAGGCGAAGATCAAAAATACCACCACTTCCAAGTCCCCCCCGGCACCTACAAAATCATCGCCAAATAA
- a CDS encoding glycosyl hydrolase — protein sequence MRSLLILLLISTFIPALYAEPLLKSFQSPPHSAKPHTWYHFMAGNISREGITEDLEAMADAGIGGIILFNVTIGVPNGPVTFNSPEHIELTAFTAAECQRLGLSFGIHNCDGWTSSGGPWVPVEHSMKRVVYRELFIDGGTIDLRLPSPTMRGDFYRDIAVIAYPSLDSEIEQTQFHPVVTSSAPGFHPHIATNGKLDERTELSVSDEGTAWIQWDFGKPFTARSFYLNTEKQRPRRKYFLQTSNDGKSFTTAHELKLLRHGKYEYSMDHSFPPLTARYFRFVTEKAMDLAEIELSATQKFTELNGRLNIMRHNSPGFPVLDPVDPSMIIAKDSIVDLTSQIDAKGRLKTKLPKGRWTVMRFGYTTTAAINDPASIAGTGWEVDKFSRESFEVFWEGYVRNVINAVKEVAPGALQYVEIDSYEVGGQNWTKGYEDEFERRHGYDITNFLPLYAGRYVESANATDRVLWDIRRFNNDLMCENYFDTFDALCEREGLKSILEPYGNGPFNQLDAARKADIPMGEFHASSRTLLDSAISAGHIYGHNIISAEAFTSGPQTNFEAHPGKWKSVGDRAWALGVNKFVFHTFAHQANTKVKPGMTMNGFGAQINRNQTWWETAGKSWFQYIARGQHLLRQGVPVSDLLVFVGDGAPNGIPNRSGLDDLPNHINYDGVNADVLINRISVKDGKLVLPEGTRYHALVLRNNREITLTTLKRLNELSEQGALILGAPPRRLGNYALADEDIQTFETLVSQIWSRPTTSTESSWEKIYADYKLPIDLKIENGESINYAHRKTETEDIYFFYNPEAQSQTFDCTFNVDGKLPELWDPVTGETTIPQNVTHAEGKTKLAVPTAAQGAIFVIFRNDGKKQRATPDPRPLENIPIDGPWTVTFPELKAGPQTLSFEALTDWTDHSIEGVKHYSGTAIYEKTIHLDESHFAKNRHLTLDLGTVEVAARVHLNDQQVGALWTPPFAIDITESARVGENKLRIEVVNQWANRLIGDEQFQNLTGYDLEPQLNQTLLIKDPQLSFINRYKMVDWYTANEPAPIGERSTFVAYPFFKKRAPLIPAGLIGPVQIHTSTIFFDR from the coding sequence ATGCGAAGCCTGCTCATCCTACTCCTAATCTCCACCTTTATCCCCGCTCTATACGCGGAGCCTCTTCTCAAGTCCTTTCAATCCCCGCCGCACTCCGCCAAGCCACACACTTGGTATCACTTCATGGCGGGCAACATTAGCCGTGAGGGCATCACCGAAGACCTCGAGGCCATGGCCGACGCGGGCATCGGCGGCATCATCCTCTTTAACGTTACCATCGGGGTTCCCAACGGCCCGGTCACCTTCAATTCGCCCGAGCACATCGAGCTGACCGCCTTCACCGCCGCCGAATGCCAACGCCTCGGCCTCAGCTTCGGCATCCACAACTGCGACGGCTGGACCTCCAGCGGCGGCCCCTGGGTTCCCGTCGAGCACTCCATGAAGCGCGTCGTGTACCGCGAGCTCTTTATCGACGGCGGCACCATCGACCTTCGCCTCCCCAGCCCCACCATGCGGGGCGACTTCTATCGCGACATCGCCGTCATCGCCTACCCCTCCCTCGATAGCGAAATCGAACAAACCCAATTCCACCCAGTCGTCACCAGTTCCGCCCCCGGCTTCCACCCTCACATCGCGACCAACGGCAAACTCGACGAACGCACCGAGCTCTCCGTCTCCGACGAGGGCACCGCCTGGATCCAATGGGACTTCGGAAAACCCTTCACCGCTCGTAGCTTTTATCTGAATACAGAGAAGCAACGTCCCCGCAGGAAGTACTTCCTGCAAACCTCCAACGATGGGAAATCGTTCACCACCGCCCACGAGCTCAAACTCCTCCGCCACGGCAAGTACGAGTACAGCATGGATCACAGCTTCCCGCCGCTCACTGCTCGCTACTTTCGCTTCGTCACCGAGAAGGCGATGGACCTTGCCGAGATCGAACTCAGCGCCACCCAAAAATTCACGGAGCTCAATGGCCGCCTCAACATCATGCGCCACAACAGCCCGGGATTCCCCGTACTCGATCCGGTTGATCCTAGCATGATCATCGCCAAGGATAGCATTGTCGATCTCACTTCGCAAATAGACGCCAAGGGCCGCCTCAAAACGAAACTGCCCAAGGGCAGATGGACCGTCATGCGTTTTGGATACACCACCACCGCCGCCATCAACGATCCGGCATCCATCGCTGGCACCGGCTGGGAAGTCGACAAGTTCAGTCGCGAATCCTTCGAAGTTTTCTGGGAAGGCTACGTGCGCAACGTCATCAACGCCGTCAAGGAAGTCGCGCCCGGAGCCCTGCAGTACGTCGAAATCGATAGCTACGAAGTCGGCGGGCAAAATTGGACCAAAGGCTATGAGGACGAGTTCGAAAGACGCCACGGCTACGATATCACAAACTTTCTGCCGCTCTACGCCGGCCGCTACGTCGAAAGCGCCAACGCCACCGACCGTGTCCTCTGGGACATTCGTCGTTTCAACAACGATCTCATGTGCGAAAACTACTTCGACACCTTCGACGCTCTTTGCGAGCGGGAGGGGCTCAAAAGCATCCTTGAACCCTACGGCAACGGCCCCTTCAATCAACTCGACGCCGCCCGCAAGGCCGACATTCCCATGGGCGAATTCCACGCCTCCAGCCGAACCTTGCTCGATAGCGCCATCTCCGCCGGACACATCTACGGCCACAACATCATCTCCGCTGAAGCCTTCACCTCCGGGCCGCAAACCAACTTCGAAGCCCACCCCGGAAAATGGAAATCGGTCGGCGACCGTGCCTGGGCCCTCGGCGTCAACAAGTTCGTCTTCCACACCTTTGCCCACCAAGCCAACACCAAGGTCAAGCCCGGCATGACCATGAACGGCTTCGGCGCCCAAATCAACCGCAACCAAACCTGGTGGGAAACCGCCGGCAAAAGCTGGTTCCAATACATCGCCCGCGGACAACACCTCCTCCGCCAAGGCGTGCCCGTTTCCGATCTACTCGTCTTTGTTGGCGACGGAGCCCCTAACGGCATCCCCAACCGATCCGGCCTGGACGATCTCCCCAACCACATCAACTACGATGGCGTCAATGCCGACGTATTGATAAACCGGATATCCGTGAAAGACGGAAAACTCGTCCTCCCCGAGGGCACCCGCTACCACGCCCTCGTCCTGCGGAACAACAGGGAAATCACACTCACAACCCTGAAACGTCTCAACGAACTTTCTGAACAGGGAGCTCTCATCCTCGGCGCTCCGCCCAGACGCCTGGGCAACTATGCGCTTGCGGATGAAGACATCCAAACATTCGAAACCCTTGTATCCCAAATTTGGAGCCGCCCGACGACCAGCACCGAAAGCTCCTGGGAAAAGATCTATGCCGACTACAAGCTCCCCATCGACCTGAAGATTGAAAACGGCGAATCGATCAACTACGCTCACCGCAAGACGGAAACCGAAGACATTTACTTCTTCTATAACCCCGAAGCCCAAAGCCAAACCTTCGACTGCACCTTCAATGTCGACGGCAAGCTACCAGAGCTCTGGGACCCTGTCACCGGCGAAACCACCATCCCGCAAAACGTCACTCACGCCGAAGGGAAAACCAAACTCGCCGTTCCCACCGCCGCACAAGGTGCCATTTTCGTCATCTTCCGCAACGATGGTAAAAAGCAACGCGCGACTCCAGACCCCAGACCCCTCGAAAACATCCCCATCGACGGCCCCTGGACCGTCACCTTCCCCGAGCTGAAAGCTGGCCCGCAAACTCTAAGCTTCGAAGCCCTCACTGACTGGACCGATCACTCCATCGAAGGCGTCAAGCACTACTCCGGCACCGCCATCTACGAAAAGACCATACATCTAGACGAAAGTCACTTCGCCAAAAACCGCCACCTCACCTTGGACCTCGGGACCGTCGAAGTCGCCGCCCGCGTGCACTTGAACGACCAGCAAGTCGGAGCCCTTTGGACGCCTCCCTTCGCCATAGATATCACCGAATCCGCCCGCGTAGGTGAAAATAAACTACGCATCGAAGTCGTCAACCAATGGGCCAACCGCCTCATCGGCGACGAACAATTCCAAAACCTCACTGGTTACGACCTAGAGCCCCAGCTCAACCAAACCCTGTTGATCAAAGACCCGCAGCTGTCCTTCATCAATCGATACAAGATGGTAGATTGGTACACCGCCAACGAGCCCGCCCCGATCGGCGAGCGCTCGACCTTTGTCGCATACCCCTTCTTCAAGAAAAGAGCTCCCCTCATACCGGCAGGCCTTATCGGTCCTGTCCAAATCCACACTTCAACAATTTTCTTCGACCGCTAA